A single window of Mangifera indica cultivar Alphonso chromosome 18, CATAS_Mindica_2.1, whole genome shotgun sequence DNA harbors:
- the LOC123202452 gene encoding COBRA-like protein 10 produces the protein MRRSPSSRCVVFLFCIALLFHVNSGQDAGTGDYGDTEAAAAPPPPPGLDECNGIFLTYNLNGREKELPYVKNATAQAWAFKAMATIVNAGTEELKAWKMHVGFHNQEILVSVSGATIVDGTDFPTTVGNGTTFMGNPMADLKTSIDTAGDYSQISAKIDIKGTEFGVKPPGVPMPKSLKLMNDGYVCPGPTRKGKSYMHVCCRRNPKIKAPPVKSTKFAPRRKGDLSIIYDVIQAYANNYLAEVTIDNVNPLGRLDHWNLTWEWQNGEFISAMRGAYTRRKGARDCIYGPAGKIYQDFDFSTVMSCEKKPVIFDLPADRKDDEKIGKLPNCCRNGSLLPRLMNESQSKSTFQLQVFKLPPYNNRTALFPPLKWAINGVINPHYKCGPPIRVDPTEFPDPSGLPSVTTAIASFQVVCNITKPEKQKTRCCVSFSAYYNESIIPCPTCACGCPNPDKCNPKAKAMLLPSESQLVPFDNRTDKALAWASLNHKPIPKQLPCPDNCGVSVNWHINSDYRDGWSARITLFNWGETPFADWFTAVTMDKAYEGYENVYSFNGTKLPQVNKTLFFQGLPGLNYLVAETNGSKPGEPRVPGKQQSVISFRKKRTPHLNIQRGDGFPTKVFFNGEECALPTEFPVRDAAGLRPPVNFGLVVLMGVLSFVLMQDRFH, from the exons ATGAGACGATCACCGTCGTCTCGTtgtgttgtttttcttttctgtatTGCCTTGTTGTTCCATGTAAACAGCGGCCAAGATGCCGGCACGGGTGATTATGGTGATACAGAGGCCGCAGCggctcctcctcctcctccaggTTTAGACGAGTGTAATGGGATTTTTTTGACTTACAATCTTAATGGACGAGAAAAGGAATTGCCCTACGTTAAAAACGCCACCGCACAGGCTTGGGCGTTTAAGGCGATGGCGACGATTGTGAACGCTGGAACGGAGGAGCTAAAGGCGTGGAAAATGCATGTGGGGTTTCATAATCAGGAGATTTTGGTGTCGGTTTCTGGCGCCACCATTGTCGACGGAACAGATTTTCCTACAACGGTTGGGAATGGAACCACCTTTATGGGAAACCCAATGGCGGATTTGAAGACCTCCATCGATACCGCTGGTGATTACAGTCAGATTTCAGCTAAGATTGATATCAAAGGTACGGAGTTCGGAGTTAAGCCACCGGGTGTCCCCATGCCGAAGTCCCTCAAGCTCATGAATGATGGATATGTTTGTCCTGGCCCGACTAGAAAAGGTAAAT CCTATATGCATGTATGCTGCAGAAGGAATCCCAAAATCAAGGCACCGCCGGTCAAATCCACCAAATTTGCCCCACGTCGGAAGGGAGATCTCTCCATAATATATGATGTAATTCAGGCCTATGCGAACAATTATCTTGCTGAAGTCACCATTGACAACGTCAATCCTTTAGGCCGTCTTGATCATTGGAACTTGACCTGGGAATGGCAAAATGGTGAGTTCATTTCAGCCATGAGGGGAGCTTACACTCGAAGAAAGGGCGCTAGAGATTGCATTTATGGCCCTGCTGGGAAAATTTACCAAGATTTTGATTTCTCAACTGTCATGAGTTGTGAGAAGAAGCCCGTCATTTTTGACCTGCCTGCTGATAGAAAAGACGATGAGAAAATTGGCAAGTTACCAAATTGTTGCAGAAATGGTAGTCTTTTGCCAAGATTGATGAACGAAAGCCAGTCAAAATCGACTTTCCAGTTGCAGGTTTTTAAGCTGCCCCCTTATAACAACAGAACTGCCCTTTTCCCACCATTGAAATGGGCTATCAATGGCGTTATAAATCCGCATTACAAATGTGGCCCTCCAATCAGAGTTGACCCAACTGAATTTCCAGACCCCAGTGGCCTTCCATCTGTCACCACTGCGATTGCAAGTTTTCAAGTTGTTTGCAACATCACAAAGCCTGAGAAACAAAAAACCCGGTGCTGTGTTTCCTTTTCGGCCTATTACAATGAATCTATCATCCCTTGCCCGACTTGTGCTTGTGGGTGCCCAAATCCTGATAAATGCAACCCCAAGGCTAAAGCTATGCTGCTTCCTTCTGAGTCTCAGCTTGTGCCATTTGACAATAGAACTGACAAAGCTCTTGCTTGGGCTAGTCTCAATCACAAGCCTATTCCTAAGCAATTGCCATGTCCCGATAATTGTGGAGTGAGTGTAAATTGGCACATCAATTCTGATTATAGAGACGGATGGTCAGCTAGAATCACACTCTTCAACTGGGGTGAAACCCCATTTGCAGACTGGTTCACAGCAGTGACAATGGACAAGGCTTATGAAGGCTATGAAAATGTGTATTCCTTCAATGGCACAAAATTGCCACAAGTAAACAAAACCCTATTCTTCCAGGGTTTACCAGGGCTGAATTACTTGGTGGCTGAGACAAATGGGTCTAAGCCAGGTGAGCCAAGGGTGCCTGGAAAACAGCAATCTGTGATTTCATTCAGGAAAAAACGAACCCCACATCTAAATATTCAGAGGGGTGATGGGTTTCCCACTAAGGTGTTCTTCAATGGCGAAGAATGTGCTCTTCCAACTGAGTTTCCTGTGAGAGATGCAGCTGGGCTTAGACCTCCTGTGAACTTCGGGCTTGTTGTGTTGATGGGGGTCCTGAGTTTCGTGTTGATGCAGGATAGATTCCATTAA
- the LOC123202328 gene encoding thiamine thiazole synthase, chloroplastic produces MAAMASTAFTSSLASTKLFDSSFHGTAVSPPPSLHLQSAKSSNRSLSVSASSNPPYDLNAFKFDPIKESVVSREMTRRYMMDMITYADTDVVVVGAGSAGLSCAYELSKNPTIRVAIIEQSVSPGGGAWLGGQLFSAMVVRKPAHLFLNELGIDYDEQDNYVVIKHAALFTSTIMSKLLARPNVKLFNAVAAEDLIVKENRVGGVVTNWALVSMNHDTQSCMDPNVMEAKVVVSSCGHDGPFGATGVKRLKSIGMIDNVPGMKALDMNTAEDAIVRLTREIVPGMIVTGMEVAEIDGAPRMGPTFGAMMISGQKAAHLALKALGQPNALDGTYVGSLQPEMILAAADSAEIVDT; encoded by the exons ATGGCAGCCATGGCCTCTACAGCCTTCACTTCATCTCTTGCATCAACAAAGCTCTTTGATTCCTCCTTCCATGGCACTGCCGTCTCACCGCCACCCTCTCTCCATCTTCAATCCGCCAAATCCTCCAACAGAAGCTTATCGGTTTCTGCTTCCTCTAACCCTCCCTATGATTTGAACGCTTTCAAGTTTGACCCCATCAAGGAGTCCGTTGTTTCTCGTGAAATGACACGCAG GTATATGATGGACATGATCACATATGCTGACACCGATGTGGTGGTCGTCGGTGCTGGCTCTGCCGGGCTATCTTGTGCCTATGAGCTCAGCAAAAACCCTACCATTCGGGTTGCCATTATTGAGCAATCTGTCAGCCCTGGTGGTGGCGCGTGGCTCGGTGGGCAGCTCTTCTCTGCTATG GTGGTGCGCAAACCAGCTCACCTTTTCCTTAATGAGCTGGGGATTGATTATGATGAACAAGACAACTATGTTGTGATCAAACATGCTGCTCTTTTCACCTCCACCATCATGAGCAAGCTCTTGGCTCGCCCCAATGTGAAGCTCTTTAATGCAGTGGCGGCTGAGGACTTGATAGTTAAGGAAAACAGAGTCGGTGGTGTGGTGACCAACTGGGCTCTAGTGTCAATGAACCATGACACACAATCTTGCATGGACCCCAATGTGATGGAGGCCAAGGTTGTGGTGAGCTCATGTGGGCATGATGGACCCTTTGGTGCTACAGGTGTGAAGAGGCTGAAGAGCATTGGAATGATTGACAATGTCCCCGGCATGAAGGCCCTTGACATGAATACAGCTGAGGATGCTATTGTGAGATTGACCAGGGAAATTGTCCCTGGGATGATTGTCACTGGCATGGAGGTCGCAGAGATTGATGGAGCCCCCAGAATG GGACCGACATTTGGGGCAATGATGATATCAGGGCAGAAGGCGGCTCACTTGGCATTGAAGGCATTGGGACAGCCCAATGCATTGGATGGAACATATGTGGGAAGCCTTCAGCCGGAAATGATCCTAGCAGCAGCCGATTCTGCTGAGATTGTGGATACTTAA